A genomic window from Anthocerotibacter panamensis C109 includes:
- a CDS encoding NADH:flavin oxidoreductase/NADH oxidase, whose amino-acid sequence MHLFSPLTIRGITLRNRIAVSPMCQYSAEEGYANEWHLVHLGSRAVGGAGLVMAEATAVVPEGRISPQDLGIWEDGHIEPLTRIAHFIADQGAAPAVQLAHAGRKAGTGRPWQGGGPLAEGGWSPVGPSALPFDDGYREPHALDERGIAGVVQAFVRGSERSLQAGFKVLEIHAAHGYLLHQFLSPLSNQRTDAYGGSFENRTRLVREVVMAVRNVWPESLPLWIRISATDWVAGGWDLAQSVALTEQLMPLGVDLVDCSSGGTSPRVSIPVGPGYQTGFAEKIRQETGILTGAVGAITAPQQADHILRTGQADLVLLGRELLRDPYWPLHASYALGQASPWPPQYQRAKP is encoded by the coding sequence ATGCACTTATTTTCTCCACTCACGATCCGCGGAATTACCCTGCGTAACCGAATTGCGGTCTCTCCGATGTGCCAGTATTCCGCTGAGGAGGGCTACGCCAATGAATGGCACCTGGTGCACTTGGGGAGTCGGGCTGTGGGTGGGGCGGGTCTGGTCATGGCCGAGGCCACAGCGGTAGTCCCGGAAGGCCGGATCAGCCCCCAGGACCTAGGCATTTGGGAGGACGGGCACATCGAGCCTCTGACCCGGATTGCCCACTTTATTGCAGATCAGGGGGCAGCTCCAGCCGTCCAACTTGCCCATGCCGGACGCAAAGCGGGAACTGGAAGACCTTGGCAAGGGGGCGGGCCGCTCGCAGAAGGAGGATGGTCCCCGGTTGGCCCCAGTGCTCTTCCCTTTGACGACGGCTACCGGGAGCCCCATGCGCTGGATGAGCGGGGGATCGCCGGGGTGGTTCAGGCTTTTGTGCGGGGGAGTGAACGGTCACTCCAGGCGGGTTTCAAGGTTCTGGAGATCCACGCCGCCCACGGCTATCTGCTCCATCAGTTCCTCTCCCCTTTGAGCAACCAGCGGACAGACGCCTATGGAGGGTCTTTTGAAAACCGGACGCGCCTCGTGCGCGAAGTGGTGATGGCTGTCCGCAACGTATGGCCTGAAAGCCTGCCTTTGTGGATTCGTATTTCAGCCACGGACTGGGTCGCGGGGGGCTGGGACCTTGCCCAGTCGGTAGCGCTGACAGAGCAGTTGATGCCCCTGGGAGTAGATCTGGTGGACTGTTCCTCAGGCGGGACGTCACCCCGCGTATCGATTCCGGTAGGTCCGGGTTACCAGACTGGTTTTGCCGAAAAGATCCGCCAGGAGACGGGGATACTGACGGGGGCCGTAGGAGCTATCACAGCCCCCCAACAGGCGGACCATATTCTGCGCACCGGGCAGGCAGACCTTGTGCTCCTAGGCCGGGAACTCCTGCGCGACCCCTACTGGCCCCTCCACGCCTCCTACGCCCTCGGGCAAGCTAGTCCCTGGCCCCCCCAATACCAGCGGGCCAAGCCTTGA
- a CDS encoding iron-containing alcohol dehydrogenase: MLNFTFFNPVKLLFGKGQIAQLAVEIPRTARVLMTYGGGSIKTNGVYDQVMAALSQHTVLEFGGIEPNPRLETLLKAVDLIRREKIDFLLAVGGGSVLDGTKFIAAAVPFEGDPWDILAKQSPISAALPLGTVLTLPATGSEMNSVSVVTKEATQEKLFFSHPLVFPRFSVLDPEATFSLPACQIGNGIVDAFTHTMEQYLTYPADAPLQDRLAESILLTLIEEGPKTLADPTDYAARANVMWCATLALNGLIGAGVPQDWATHMIGHELTALHELDHARTLAVVLPGVLAVQRGGKQAKLLQYAERVWGITSGTAEERMEQAITRTRQFFEAVGVPTRLSAYGVSSDTIPVVVERLVSRGMVALGENRDLGPEGVRQALALSL; the protein is encoded by the coding sequence ATGTTGAACTTTACGTTTTTCAATCCGGTAAAACTGCTGTTCGGTAAAGGACAAATCGCCCAGCTTGCCGTGGAGATCCCGCGCACTGCCCGTGTGCTGATGACCTATGGCGGCGGCAGTATCAAGACCAATGGGGTATATGACCAAGTAATGGCTGCCCTCAGCCAGCACACCGTTCTGGAATTTGGAGGCATTGAGCCCAACCCCCGCCTCGAAACCTTGCTCAAGGCCGTAGACCTGATTCGCCGCGAAAAGATCGACTTCCTGCTGGCTGTAGGCGGGGGCTCGGTCCTGGACGGGACCAAATTTATAGCAGCGGCGGTGCCTTTTGAGGGCGACCCCTGGGATATCCTGGCGAAACAGAGCCCCATCAGCGCAGCTTTGCCCTTAGGTACGGTGCTGACCCTGCCCGCCACTGGCTCAGAGATGAATTCGGTCTCGGTCGTAACCAAAGAAGCGACCCAAGAAAAGCTTTTCTTCAGCCATCCGCTGGTCTTCCCCCGCTTCTCGGTACTGGACCCGGAAGCAACATTCTCCTTACCTGCGTGTCAGATCGGCAATGGTATTGTCGATGCCTTCACACACACGATGGAGCAATACCTGACCTATCCGGCGGATGCTCCCCTCCAAGACCGGTTGGCGGAATCCATCCTCCTGACTTTGATCGAAGAGGGGCCAAAGACGCTCGCGGACCCCACTGATTACGCGGCTCGGGCCAATGTCATGTGGTGCGCGACTCTGGCGCTCAATGGTCTCATCGGAGCGGGGGTGCCCCAGGATTGGGCGACGCACATGATCGGCCATGAACTGACCGCGCTGCATGAGCTTGACCACGCCCGGACTTTAGCGGTTGTCCTGCCTGGAGTACTTGCGGTTCAGCGCGGGGGGAAACAGGCCAAGCTCCTGCAATATGCCGAACGGGTCTGGGGCATCACCTCAGGCACCGCAGAGGAGCGCATGGAGCAGGCTATCACCCGGACGCGGCAGTTTTTTGAAGCGGTCGGGGTGCCGACGCGCCTATCGGCTTACGGGGTGAGCAGCGACACGATCCCGGTTGTCGTGGAGCGCTTGGTCAGCCGGGGCATGGTCGCCTTGGGGGAGAACCGCGACCTCGGCCCGGAGGGCGTCCGTCAGGCTCTAGCACTCAGCCTTTAA
- a CDS encoding TetR/AcrR family transcriptional regulator, whose amino-acid sequence MHKAQPTKDGTRVALIRVGLRILREKGYNHTGLQEILQASGVPKGSFYHFFDSKEAFGLAIIDHDIQEHHLLLERYLKDPTLSPVQRLYRYFADKCTDFATLHCREGCLLGNLGQELADQNETFRVRIEQFFRDWQARLAQCLKEAQQAGEIPAHLDTEQLAGFWINSWEGALLQMKITKSPAPLHAFMDVMFGTLLQR is encoded by the coding sequence ATGCACAAAGCTCAGCCCACCAAAGACGGGACACGGGTCGCCTTGATCCGGGTGGGGTTGCGCATCTTGCGGGAGAAAGGCTACAACCACACGGGGTTGCAGGAAATTCTCCAGGCGAGTGGAGTGCCGAAGGGTTCCTTCTATCACTTCTTTGACAGCAAAGAGGCGTTTGGCTTGGCTATCATTGACCACGATATTCAAGAACATCACCTCCTGCTGGAGCGCTACTTGAAAGACCCAACCCTAAGCCCTGTGCAACGCCTGTACCGCTACTTTGCGGACAAGTGCACGGACTTCGCTACCCTGCACTGCCGGGAGGGCTGTCTGTTGGGCAATCTGGGGCAGGAACTAGCGGATCAGAACGAGACCTTCCGGGTGCGCATTGAGCAGTTCTTTCGGGATTGGCAGGCTCGACTGGCCCAATGTCTCAAGGAGGCGCAACAGGCTGGGGAAATCCCTGCTCACCTGGATACTGAGCAACTAGCCGGGTTTTGGATCAACAGTTGGGAGGGGGCGCTCCTACAAATGAAGATCACCAAAAGCCCTGCCCCGCTCCATGCCTTCATGGACGTTATGTTTGGCACCCTCCTACAGCGCTAG
- a CDS encoding ATP-binding protein: MNNLRTSEQIRAEIEARFGFFPPFFRPALTNPQVLESLWLQTQFAYLYNPLPPLYKEKLLAYLARYCAVPYCLVCHSCTLQSLGLGGQAVLQLLAAVPPPEREVEQYLQDCYLQTPFNWSDRLDPVLEKGLFYGAVFVFLDYGGHYGDYLRELLGPIIYQHLVLLLTYTKLCHGWVEAHPEIVYTEDRRFQNYFGSLLAEEPQLAEFVVSYQEQVRAERCSRAERLATLVERKRNAEALQQMTARNHLLAQAVDAVSEGVVITDPHLPDNPVIYVNPAFERVTGYSSQEVLGRNCRFLQGVRTDPQTKQTLHNAIARNQKVQVTILNYHKDGTPFWNELKISPIFTDEGELLYMVGIQSDVTGRKLNQEALQQARDDLEIKVQERTLELERANIQLHQEIAERERAQQILKHQAAELLHAGRVKDEFLAMLSHELKTPLNAIIGFSQLLRTGKLDAQASQRALETIERNGKLQAQLIEDLLDVSRIVSGKLRLELRPVHLSSVIEAALDTVHPSAQAKDIHLELVFQPGSGLVWGDPSRLQQVVWNLLLNAIKFTPSGGRVTVRLEQSAEQVILTVADTGRGIAPEFLPYIFERFRQANCLATRAEGGLGLGLAIVQHVVALHSGTITAHSAGEGQGTTFIVSLPHRHACAPLEPPILSNTP, translated from the coding sequence ATGAATAACCTGCGCACCAGTGAACAAATCCGAGCCGAAATCGAGGCGCGGTTTGGGTTCTTCCCGCCTTTTTTTCGTCCGGCCTTGACTAACCCTCAGGTATTGGAGAGTTTGTGGCTACAGACTCAGTTCGCCTATCTCTACAATCCCCTGCCGCCCCTTTATAAAGAAAAGCTCTTGGCTTACCTCGCGCGCTACTGTGCGGTGCCCTATTGTCTGGTCTGCCACAGTTGTACCCTACAGTCTTTAGGGCTCGGTGGACAGGCGGTGCTGCAACTCTTAGCGGCGGTTCCTCCACCAGAGCGAGAAGTCGAACAGTATCTCCAGGACTGCTACCTCCAGACCCCGTTCAATTGGAGCGATAGGCTAGACCCTGTACTGGAGAAGGGTTTGTTTTACGGTGCGGTCTTTGTCTTTTTGGACTATGGAGGGCACTATGGAGACTATCTGCGTGAGCTACTAGGACCTATTATTTATCAGCACCTCGTCCTCTTACTCACCTACACCAAGCTCTGCCATGGCTGGGTCGAAGCCCACCCTGAGATCGTCTACACCGAGGACCGCAGGTTTCAGAACTACTTCGGAAGTCTTCTAGCGGAAGAACCCCAGTTGGCTGAGTTTGTGGTCAGTTATCAAGAGCAAGTGCGCGCTGAGCGCTGTAGTCGTGCCGAGCGGTTGGCTACTTTGGTAGAGCGCAAGCGCAACGCAGAAGCCCTCCAGCAGATGACGGCGCGGAATCATCTGCTCGCTCAAGCGGTCGATGCCGTCTCAGAAGGAGTCGTCATCACGGACCCGCATCTGCCGGACAATCCCGTCATCTACGTCAACCCCGCCTTTGAGCGCGTCACGGGCTACAGTTCCCAGGAGGTATTGGGGCGCAATTGTCGCTTTCTCCAAGGGGTGAGGACCGATCCTCAGACCAAGCAAACACTCCACAACGCCATTGCCCGCAACCAAAAAGTTCAAGTCACGATCCTCAATTACCACAAAGACGGCACCCCATTTTGGAATGAACTCAAGATCAGCCCGATCTTCACAGACGAAGGGGAACTGCTCTATATGGTCGGAATTCAATCGGACGTCACAGGGCGAAAACTCAACCAAGAAGCCCTCCAGCAAGCCCGAGATGACCTCGAAATCAAGGTACAGGAGCGGACCCTGGAGCTAGAGCGAGCTAACATCCAGCTCCATCAGGAGATCGCCGAGCGCGAACGTGCCCAGCAAATACTCAAGCACCAAGCCGCAGAACTGCTCCACGCCGGTCGGGTCAAGGACGAGTTTCTCGCCATGCTCTCCCACGAACTCAAGACCCCCCTCAATGCCATCATCGGCTTCAGTCAGTTGTTGCGCACCGGTAAACTAGACGCCCAAGCCAGCCAGCGAGCCCTGGAGACGATTGAGCGCAATGGCAAACTCCAAGCCCAACTCATTGAAGACCTCCTGGATGTCTCGCGTATTGTCAGTGGCAAGCTACGCCTGGAGCTACGCCCAGTCCATCTGTCCTCGGTCATCGAAGCAGCCTTGGATACCGTCCACCCGAGTGCTCAAGCCAAGGACATCCATCTGGAATTGGTCTTCCAACCCGGTAGCGGTCTGGTTTGGGGAGACCCCAGCCGCCTCCAGCAGGTGGTCTGGAATCTCCTGCTCAATGCCATCAAGTTCACTCCTTCCGGGGGGCGCGTCACCGTGCGGCTGGAGCAGTCCGCTGAGCAAGTCATCCTCACCGTAGCTGACACGGGTCGGGGCATTGCACCCGAGTTTTTACCCTATATTTTTGAGCGCTTCCGTCAGGCCAACTGTTTAGCGACCCGTGCCGAGGGTGGCCTAGGGTTGGGACTGGCTATCGTCCAGCATGTCGTGGCACTGCATTCGGGTACTATCACCGCACACAGCGCGGGTGAGGGCCAAGGTACAACTTTCATCGTCTCGCTCCCGCATAGGCACGCCTGCGCTCCTCTCGAACCCCCGATTTTATCCAATACGCCGTAA
- a CDS encoding CHASE2 domain-containing serine/threonine-protein kinase has product MTPTPSSSLRQFRGLPVMIGAGILATLLVLAVRYGGGLQGMELWVYDKFVQLRPDEGPDKRIGIVTITDEDLNALKEPLLPDRVLEQVLAKLEAAGARTIGLDIYRDVPVGQGRATLLKRLQASDRILAICKLPSSTAPQGLASPPGVEEGRVGFSDIPKDADDTVRRVLLTAPLQKQSLCQTKFAMSFLLALNYLFADGSTQLQLTPKDQFLQIGTQVLRPLESNAGGYRNLESGNQIFLNFRSPEHAVDLATLTEVLYGGAAERFKDRIVLIGYLTESLGEDTFYTPYGRRMPGVMLQAQATSQILSAVQNQRPLLWYWSDAVESLWVGLWGLMGILLAWSVRPPLLLRLGVAGALLVLAGVCLLLFTQQSGWIPFIPAALALGLSTTASALLRPVQSAPSLQTTLPNPPMTSAQEALGRANTVIAPGFGDDMTAVAGTPVSAGSSPSDADIVRANGDFQGNRVWIGRTIGQRYRLQKLLGRGGMGEVYLATDIGMKDRQVAVKLLRANLASAYPPLWKRFEREIVICGALNNPNIVQVSDHGQIEGYPFYIMEYLNGQSLRTLLNQEGRLELRRALRIIAQICNGLRFAHQGIVLNVEGQTETVKVVHRDLKPDNIFLLPMGAMGELVKILDFGIAKAVNDETKEDLTQASFIGTTRYAAPEQLQGRQDLDQRADIYSLGVIFYEMLSGSNPFALDSSDTTDYEWAYRHIGTEPVPLHSQPGCEDLPLPLEAVVMRCLRKSPAERFASVDELEASIKEKIPGLL; this is encoded by the coding sequence ATGACCCCCACCCCCTCGTCTTCACTCCGCCAGTTTCGTGGTCTCCCAGTCATGATTGGTGCGGGCATCCTGGCTACCCTATTGGTTCTAGCCGTGCGCTATGGGGGAGGACTTCAGGGGATGGAGTTGTGGGTCTACGACAAATTTGTTCAACTGCGCCCCGATGAGGGACCCGACAAACGGATTGGCATTGTCACGATCACCGATGAGGACCTGAACGCCCTGAAAGAGCCCCTGCTGCCGGATCGGGTGCTCGAACAAGTACTAGCAAAGCTGGAAGCTGCCGGAGCGCGGACCATCGGGTTAGATATTTATCGAGATGTGCCGGTGGGTCAGGGGCGAGCCACCCTGCTCAAGCGACTCCAAGCAAGCGACCGCATCCTGGCTATCTGTAAGCTTCCTTCGAGCACAGCCCCTCAAGGACTAGCCTCCCCGCCTGGAGTGGAGGAGGGTCGGGTCGGCTTCAGTGATATCCCCAAGGATGCAGACGACACCGTGCGCCGGGTTCTGTTGACGGCACCACTCCAGAAGCAGAGCCTGTGCCAGACGAAGTTTGCCATGAGCTTCCTGTTGGCCCTGAACTACCTCTTTGCAGACGGGAGCACCCAACTCCAACTCACCCCGAAGGACCAGTTCCTGCAAATCGGCACTCAGGTTTTGCGCCCCTTGGAGTCAAACGCTGGAGGGTATCGCAACCTCGAATCAGGAAACCAGATTTTCCTCAACTTCCGCTCTCCCGAACATGCCGTAGACCTAGCCACGCTGACGGAAGTTCTCTATGGAGGAGCGGCTGAGCGCTTCAAAGACCGAATTGTCCTGATTGGTTATTTGACAGAGAGCCTCGGCGAGGACACTTTTTATACTCCCTATGGCAGACGGATGCCTGGGGTCATGCTCCAAGCCCAGGCTACAAGCCAGATCCTCAGTGCGGTCCAGAACCAACGTCCCCTCCTCTGGTACTGGTCTGATGCAGTAGAGTCGCTCTGGGTGGGTCTGTGGGGTCTGATGGGTATTCTACTGGCCTGGAGTGTCCGCCCGCCCCTACTGCTGAGATTAGGGGTAGCGGGTGCTCTGTTGGTGCTCGCAGGGGTCTGTTTGCTCCTATTCACCCAGCAGTCCGGCTGGATCCCTTTCATTCCTGCCGCCCTTGCCCTGGGGCTCAGTACGACAGCGTCGGCGCTACTGCGTCCAGTGCAGTCTGCTCCGTCGCTGCAAACCACTCTTCCCAACCCACCTATGACCAGCGCACAAGAAGCCCTTGGACGGGCCAATACAGTAATTGCTCCGGGTTTCGGGGATGATATGACAGCGGTGGCAGGAACGCCCGTCTCGGCAGGGAGTAGCCCCAGTGACGCAGATATAGTCCGCGCGAATGGGGATTTCCAGGGCAATCGGGTCTGGATCGGTCGTACTATCGGTCAGCGCTATCGGCTCCAAAAACTTCTAGGGCGTGGAGGGATGGGGGAAGTTTATTTGGCGACTGACATTGGGATGAAAGACCGGCAAGTCGCGGTCAAACTCCTGCGTGCCAATCTCGCCAGCGCTTATCCTCCCCTTTGGAAGCGCTTTGAGCGGGAGATCGTCATCTGTGGAGCGCTCAACAATCCCAATATCGTCCAGGTGAGCGATCACGGCCAGATCGAGGGCTATCCCTTCTACATCATGGAATACCTCAACGGCCAGAGCCTGCGCACCCTGCTCAACCAAGAAGGTCGGCTAGAACTGCGTCGGGCCTTGCGCATCATTGCTCAGATCTGCAATGGCCTGCGCTTTGCCCACCAAGGGATTGTCCTCAATGTCGAAGGGCAAACCGAGACCGTCAAAGTCGTCCATCGCGACCTCAAGCCGGACAATATTTTTCTGCTACCAATGGGCGCGATGGGTGAACTGGTAAAGATCCTCGATTTTGGGATCGCTAAGGCGGTCAATGACGAAACCAAAGAAGATCTGACTCAGGCCAGTTTTATTGGCACTACGCGCTACGCTGCCCCCGAACAGCTCCAAGGCCGTCAGGACCTCGACCAGCGGGCAGACATCTATAGCCTAGGAGTCATCTTCTACGAGATGTTGAGCGGCTCAAACCCTTTTGCCTTAGATTCCTCAGATACTACAGACTACGAGTGGGCCTATCGGCACATTGGCACCGAACCGGTCCCCCTGCACAGTCAGCCGGGCTGCGAAGACCTCCCGCTCCCGCTCGAAGCCGTAGTGATGCGCTGCTTGCGTAAATCCCCTGCGGAGCGTTTTGCTAGCGTAGATGAGCTAGAAGCCAGCATCAAAGAAAAAATCCCAGGCCTTTTGTAA
- a CDS encoding DUF928 domain-containing protein, translating to MSIKAYSSAFCKIYLGFLVLSCLPAQAYTPPAPPTVTQGVSLYTIQLGDNLWSVARRYATSLRDLLKTNPQIEDPDLIFVGQKLLVPGTTLVAVSSTNTTSTTKVVSPSHGAKPLQIKKVKTHKRVAQKPPVPVAIKPVQPSSKTIAVIAQDAPSPAPVRLSAQPKLERRRSQNYLALNLPDRGLPGNREGAAKRGGGCAKPGNSTKLTALLPATNLGQTTNSYPTFFWYTPELESKYEPVNQVKFKFKLSEVDAQDPEQDASVVYRTEFTNPGYGITGFTLPSNAQPLAVGKDYRWILTVVCNAEDRSEDMYVQGWVRRVAPEGVELATKLQQADPADYPAVMAEAGMWYDALKYLVALRRVRPADETLKTDWDNLLGKISLEKIANQPLSCVAPNIDDNGSINCAATPPTAK from the coding sequence ATGTCCATCAAAGCCTACAGTTCAGCGTTTTGTAAGATTTACCTCGGCTTTTTGGTGCTGTCTTGCTTGCCCGCGCAAGCCTACACGCCGCCTGCGCCACCTACTGTTACCCAAGGTGTTTCATTATACACCATCCAGTTGGGAGACAATCTCTGGAGCGTTGCCCGCCGCTACGCCACATCTCTGCGCGATTTACTCAAGACCAACCCGCAAATCGAAGACCCAGATCTAATCTTTGTGGGGCAAAAGCTCCTGGTTCCTGGAACAACCCTTGTAGCGGTCAGCAGTACTAACACCACTAGCACTACTAAAGTAGTTTCCCCCAGCCATGGGGCAAAACCGCTCCAAATCAAGAAGGTGAAAACCCATAAAAGGGTAGCTCAGAAACCGCCGGTCCCGGTAGCAATCAAACCGGTCCAGCCCTCCAGCAAAACAATAGCTGTAATCGCCCAAGACGCGCCGAGTCCCGCTCCAGTGCGGCTCAGTGCCCAGCCTAAATTAGAACGGCGGCGCTCCCAAAACTACCTCGCGCTCAACCTGCCAGACCGGGGGCTTCCGGGCAACCGCGAAGGGGCAGCTAAGCGGGGTGGAGGCTGTGCCAAGCCAGGGAATTCTACCAAGCTGACCGCTCTTCTCCCTGCCACCAATCTGGGTCAGACGACCAACAGCTATCCCACCTTCTTCTGGTACACCCCGGAGCTTGAGTCGAAGTATGAACCGGTGAATCAGGTGAAGTTCAAGTTTAAGCTCAGCGAGGTGGATGCGCAGGACCCAGAGCAGGATGCGAGCGTAGTCTATCGGACTGAGTTCACCAATCCGGGCTATGGGATCACCGGCTTCACGCTCCCCAGTAATGCCCAGCCCCTAGCGGTAGGCAAGGACTACCGTTGGATCCTAACCGTGGTGTGTAATGCCGAGGACCGCAGCGAGGACATGTATGTGCAGGGCTGGGTCCGCCGGGTTGCTCCAGAGGGCGTAGAATTGGCGACTAAGCTCCAACAAGCAGACCCAGCCGACTATCCGGCAGTCATGGCTGAAGCGGGCATGTGGTACGACGCGCTCAAGTATCTGGTTGCGCTACGCAGGGTACGTCCAGCCGACGAGACTTTGAAGACAGACTGGGACAACCTGTTGGGCAAAATTTCCCTAGAGAAAATTGCTAACCAGCCGCTGAGTTGTGTAGCTCCAAACATTGATGACAACGGCTCCATAAACTGTGCGGCGACCCCTCCCACCGCTAAGTAG